A window from Dehalobacter sp. DCA encodes these proteins:
- a CDS encoding 4Fe-4S dicluster domain-containing protein, whose protein sequence is MIQEINVQKCTGCRTCFEVCTKDVLRFDEAKKKAYIAYIVDCQTCYNCEINCPSLAIYVDPMHHKKYLPW, encoded by the coding sequence ATGATCCAAGAAATCAACGTCCAAAAATGTACTGGCTGTCGCACATGTTTTGAGGTCTGCACCAAGGATGTCCTGCGTTTCGACGAGGCAAAGAAGAAGGCGTATATCGCCTATATCGTTGATTGTCAAACATGCTATAACTGCGAGATTAACTGTCCCTCACTTGCGATTTACGTCGACCCGATGCATCACAAGAAATATTTGCCCTGGTAA
- a CDS encoding FAD-binding protein: protein MMGKGDVIVKEYKMTRRQFLKRTGMAAAATAATSAYLNTTEALASTEVPAPRPVGKYIQSEEWADGAVIETDLLIIGTGFAGLWAAITAADQGVKSIAVVDKGSIGNSSNASMTGGGTFFLHPGEDKMDWMKELVPISDYLSRQDMWDDQLTTSYSRMEKLKSWGLEYKDMIPMVAPRVSIDGFKHVALNGNPVWNGLTAGKAVTGMLRDQMQKRKGIRYFSKTMITRLLKQDGKIAGAVGVHRVNGKAAVFKAKAVIISTGQCSFRGQYAVTEIQTGDGYALAYNAGATMTNMEFLSFETVPGVYGEEGACLKGTFGCRLLNSENRDFMWDYNPKDGLGGPARITTRAMAKEVREGRGPIRMDQTTFTFTLLGQRIWRSMLIYTEWQKLNEYRLDDTGHDVTEKPEIFYVGSFGIIGAVKADIGCGTTIPGLYVAGITLSQDPGMIKGAESARAMWSGQKSAMSAADYISHAPDVKLDLDYAEAERKAALKPLGRTDGRTPNEILFKLQEIIFDYNVSILKNESRLRDALQKVIAIKESDLPVMTAADTHELIKYYETHNMVECAELYLRASLERRETRECHYREDYPETNNKEWLKWINLTKGADGQPVIALEAVPFDQYPIKPPKEV from the coding sequence ATGATGGGAAAGGGAGATGTGATAGTGAAAGAATATAAAATGACGCGCCGCCAGTTTCTTAAGCGGACCGGGATGGCAGCCGCGGCGACGGCGGCCACTTCAGCTTACCTGAATACCACGGAGGCCCTGGCGAGCACCGAGGTTCCCGCCCCCCGTCCGGTCGGAAAGTACATCCAGTCGGAGGAGTGGGCCGACGGGGCGGTCATAGAGACTGATTTACTGATTATCGGGACTGGCTTTGCTGGACTATGGGCGGCCATAACCGCTGCCGACCAGGGTGTGAAAAGCATCGCGGTGGTGGACAAAGGATCGATCGGCAATTCCAGCAACGCCAGTATGACTGGGGGAGGCACGTTCTTCCTGCACCCGGGCGAAGATAAAATGGACTGGATGAAGGAACTTGTGCCCATTTCCGATTATTTGAGCCGGCAGGATATGTGGGACGACCAGCTGACCACTTCGTATTCCCGTATGGAAAAGCTTAAGTCCTGGGGACTCGAATACAAAGATATGATTCCCATGGTGGCGCCCCGCGTGAGTATCGACGGCTTCAAGCATGTCGCGCTAAATGGTAATCCCGTGTGGAACGGTCTGACTGCGGGCAAAGCGGTGACTGGGATGCTCCGTGACCAGATGCAGAAAAGAAAAGGAATCCGCTATTTTTCCAAGACCATGATCACCCGGCTATTAAAGCAGGATGGGAAGATCGCGGGTGCGGTGGGCGTCCACAGGGTCAACGGGAAAGCGGCGGTGTTCAAAGCCAAAGCCGTGATTATTTCCACAGGGCAGTGCAGTTTCCGCGGGCAGTACGCGGTGACGGAGATCCAGACCGGAGATGGGTACGCGCTGGCTTATAACGCCGGGGCGACCATGACTAATATGGAATTCCTGTCTTTTGAGACAGTTCCGGGTGTTTACGGAGAGGAAGGAGCCTGCCTGAAGGGCACCTTCGGCTGCCGGTTGCTCAACTCGGAGAACCGCGACTTTATGTGGGATTATAATCCTAAGGACGGCTTAGGCGGCCCCGCCCGCATCACCACCCGGGCCATGGCCAAGGAGGTCAGGGAGGGCCGGGGACCTATCCGCATGGATCAGACTACGTTCACCTTCACCCTGTTGGGCCAGCGCATATGGCGATCCATGCTTATATATACAGAATGGCAAAAATTAAACGAGTACAGGCTGGATGACACTGGGCACGACGTCACGGAGAAGCCCGAGATTTTTTACGTCGGCTCGTTCGGGATCATTGGCGCCGTCAAAGCCGATATTGGTTGCGGCACTACCATCCCCGGCCTTTATGTTGCCGGCATCACCCTTTCGCAAGACCCTGGGATGATCAAAGGCGCTGAGAGCGCCCGGGCGATGTGGTCCGGCCAAAAGTCGGCGATGTCCGCGGCCGATTATATCTCACACGCTCCGGATGTAAAGCTCGATCTGGATTATGCGGAAGCGGAAAGAAAGGCAGCCTTGAAGCCTTTGGGCAGGACAGACGGCAGAACGCCCAACGAGATTCTCTTTAAACTACAGGAAATCATCTTCGATTACAATGTCTCCATCTTGAAAAACGAGTCAAGACTACGGGATGCCCTGCAGAAAGTCATTGCGATTAAGGAATCCGACCTGCCCGTCATGACCGCCGCCGATACCCACGAGCTGATCAAATACTATGAGACACACAATATGGTAGAATGCGCGGAATTGTACCTGCGGGCTTCCCTGGAGCGGCGTGAGACCCGAGAGTGCCATTACCGGGAAGACTATCCCGAGACCAATAACAAGGAATGGCTAAAATGGATTAACTTAACCAAGGGAGCGGACGGGCAGCCGGTCATAGCTTTGGAAGCGGTTCCATTTGATCAATATCCCATTAAGCCGCCGAAGGAGGTCTGA
- a CDS encoding Crp/Fnr family transcriptional regulator: MERLSSEDFSFIFKRDNIPQALINKGRVLHIAKNTIIASPGDLPNELYYVCKGSLHAYEYSTKGNERIVAILDEGSIFWETCFLFQVPIPYYFKTTKDSHLISIKHSDLINLLASDLSVTLSILQSLTKKLLTQMYLTDELLHYNTEWRICNLLIVIAENYGLEEDAKVKLDTNITQQFMSNLLGINRVTTVRVIQKLKRMKLIDFTNGYYYIRDIQRLEDYQAGLLFSS, translated from the coding sequence ATGGAGCGGTTAAGCAGCGAAGATTTCTCGTTTATATTCAAACGCGATAATATTCCTCAGGCATTAATTAATAAAGGGAGAGTACTACATATTGCTAAGAATACAATAATAGCCTCTCCCGGCGATCTGCCAAATGAATTATATTATGTCTGTAAAGGCAGCTTACACGCTTACGAATACTCCACAAAGGGAAATGAACGGATCGTAGCGATTCTTGATGAAGGTAGTATATTTTGGGAAACTTGTTTCCTTTTTCAAGTGCCTATCCCTTATTACTTTAAGACAACAAAGGACTCTCATTTAATATCAATAAAGCATAGTGACCTCATCAATTTATTAGCATCAGATTTGAGTGTAACCCTGTCGATTCTACAGTCGCTTACCAAAAAATTATTAACCCAGATGTACCTGACAGATGAACTGCTCCATTATAATACGGAATGGAGGATCTGCAATCTTCTTATCGTCATAGCTGAAAATTACGGCTTAGAAGAAGACGCAAAGGTTAAATTGGATACTAATATTACCCAACAGTTTATGAGCAATTTGCTTGGTATAAACCGAGTCACCACCGTAAGGGTTATTCAAAAATTGAAAAGAATGAAGCTAATTGATTTTACTAATGGGTACTACTATATAAGAGATATTCAGAGACTAGAAGACTATCAAGCAGGGTTATTATTCAGTTCTTGA
- the ylqF gene encoding ribosome biogenesis GTPase YlqF, producing MNIQWYPGHMTRAKRKLEEQLAWVDIVMELGDARLPLSSRNPLLKQLLGNKLRLLLLNKSDLADKKRIDQWLVKLGKEGPVLAISSMTSIGVKKIVPLLEELMTDKRERLAARGVRGRPIRVMVVGIPNIGKSTLINQLTGGSQAKTGNKPGVTRGNQWIRIHDKVELLDTPGMLWPKFDDPEVGRKLAVTGAVRDEVFDQEELAQWLLAWLKQNYPQELQSFYKLEETDTDLEGIGRKRGCLVSGGRIDTFKAAQIFLREFRSGKIAKVTMD from the coding sequence ATGAACATTCAATGGTATCCTGGTCATATGACCAGAGCGAAAAGAAAGCTCGAAGAACAACTGGCTTGGGTTGATATTGTCATGGAACTGGGAGACGCTCGTTTGCCACTGAGCAGCAGGAATCCCCTGCTGAAGCAGCTGCTTGGAAACAAGCTCCGCTTGCTTTTGTTGAACAAATCGGACCTTGCTGACAAAAAGAGGATCGACCAGTGGCTTGTGAAACTTGGCAAGGAAGGACCTGTTTTAGCGATCAGCTCCATGACCAGCATCGGCGTCAAAAAAATTGTCCCGCTGCTCGAGGAACTGATGACGGATAAAAGAGAACGGCTGGCCGCCAGGGGAGTGCGGGGAAGACCTATTCGCGTCATGGTAGTTGGTATACCCAATATTGGCAAGTCTACGCTGATTAATCAGCTGACCGGCGGTTCACAAGCCAAGACGGGCAACAAACCAGGTGTTACGCGCGGCAACCAGTGGATCAGGATACATGATAAAGTCGAGCTGCTTGATACTCCGGGTATGCTTTGGCCCAAATTTGATGATCCTGAAGTAGGCAGGAAACTCGCTGTGACCGGTGCGGTAAGAGATGAGGTATTCGACCAGGAAGAACTTGCCCAGTGGCTTCTCGCTTGGCTTAAACAGAACTATCCTCAGGAACTGCAAAGCTTTTACAAGCTTGAAGAAACAGACACCGATCTTGAAGGAATTGGCCGTAAAAGAGGCTGTTTGGTTAGCGGTGGCAGGATCGATACCTTCAAAGCCGCCCAGATCTTTCTTCGTGAGTTCCGCAGCGGTAAAATCGCCAAAGTGACTATGGATTAA
- a CDS encoding nickel-dependent hydrogenase large subunit encodes MKKIVIGPLTRANNSCAVEVTVEDKKVVDARCSGIFFRGFELILQGKDPRDAAYLTERICGICSSLHGAAASYALEDAAGIKPPRNANILRNLIIGADILQNHVRHLYLFSLVDYLVLPERAPFVPGYTKDKRLEKKKNDTMVQNMYLALEISRLAHEMVALLGGKAPFPHGILAGGATVPPSADVVMNFRSKLQKVNQFIQNQMVSDVYILADAYSDYFELGQRAPNMLEYGLFPCTEQDQERYFPGGAVLNGQIQKFDLSLIKEHTARSWYAAESGPRNPSDGRTVPEREKENAYSWIKAPRYSGVPLEGGPLARLWIKGDYRKGTSTMDRMIARTLEAQKVGALMESWLDELEPEGCIFLPFEVPKNAEGVGLTGAMRGPLGHWLRIENGRIAQYQIITPSAWNFSPRDNQNCRGPVEEALIGIPIADEKQPIEIGRVIRSFDICSSCSAHIITTGTPVREIMI; translated from the coding sequence ATGAAAAAGATTGTCATAGGGCCACTTACAAGGGCTAACAACTCCTGCGCCGTAGAGGTCACAGTTGAAGACAAAAAGGTGGTAGATGCCCGTTGCAGCGGAATTTTTTTCAGAGGATTCGAACTGATACTGCAAGGAAAAGATCCACGTGATGCTGCATACCTCACGGAGAGAATCTGCGGGATCTGCTCATCTCTGCATGGAGCGGCCGCCTCCTATGCCTTGGAAGACGCTGCCGGGATCAAGCCGCCCCGCAATGCCAACATTTTGCGAAACCTGATCATTGGAGCAGATATTCTCCAGAATCATGTCCGTCATCTGTATTTGTTTTCCCTGGTGGATTATTTGGTCCTGCCAGAGAGAGCCCCCTTTGTTCCAGGTTATACAAAAGATAAGCGGCTAGAAAAAAAGAAAAACGATACGATGGTGCAAAATATGTATTTAGCACTGGAAATAAGCCGCCTGGCTCACGAAATGGTGGCCCTGCTAGGCGGAAAAGCCCCATTTCCTCATGGGATATTGGCTGGAGGGGCTACAGTTCCGCCTTCTGCCGATGTGGTCATGAATTTCCGGTCGAAGCTCCAAAAAGTAAATCAGTTTATCCAGAATCAGATGGTATCCGATGTATACATTCTTGCAGACGCTTACAGTGATTACTTTGAACTTGGCCAAAGAGCCCCAAATATGCTTGAATACGGACTGTTTCCATGTACAGAGCAAGACCAGGAGAGATATTTTCCCGGTGGAGCAGTGCTGAACGGCCAAATCCAGAAGTTTGATCTGTCGCTGATTAAAGAACATACAGCAAGGTCCTGGTATGCAGCAGAGTCCGGACCGCGAAACCCATCTGACGGCCGGACAGTTCCTGAACGGGAAAAAGAAAACGCCTACTCTTGGATAAAGGCGCCCCGTTATTCCGGTGTGCCGCTGGAAGGCGGACCACTGGCCAGGCTCTGGATCAAAGGAGATTACCGAAAGGGCACATCCACGATGGACCGGATGATCGCCAGGACGCTCGAGGCCCAAAAAGTAGGGGCCTTAATGGAATCCTGGCTCGATGAGCTTGAGCCGGAAGGATGTATATTCTTACCTTTTGAAGTACCAAAAAATGCCGAGGGCGTTGGCCTCACCGGAGCAATGCGCGGCCCGCTCGGACACTGGCTGCGGATTGAAAACGGCAGGATTGCCCAATACCAGATTATTACACCAAGTGCCTGGAATTTTTCGCCTCGGGATAATCAGAATTGCAGAGGACCGGTCGAGGAAGCGCTGATCGGAATTCCGATTGCGGATGAAAAACAGCCCATTGAAATCGGCCGGGTGATCAGGTCATTTGACATTTGTTCCTCCTGTTCGGCACATATAATAACCACGGGAACACCGGTCAGGGAGATCATGATATGA
- a CDS encoding M15 family metallopeptidase, with protein MNFKQFILSLIVIVLLITGCKIIWNRHLITVNAAAVSPVSDWEYEAVMKRDILCLMLAYPETITGVDKASENEVYVLLKSRKKILYDDKKEKNSWQKSGNPDLQDMMDQLYPLSKITEILPNYYNPGCARVYPLLKEVYGTSKKAILSNLTKVSIGYKYVEFNGNNKAAESLKAVMKELLPLSRQSHKVYAASFPSSGAFNYRLIGGTNRLSSHAYGIAIDLNSNKYDYWRWSTREEGQKRLNAYPQEVSAIFEKYGFIWGGKWGNFDIMHYEYRPEIILKARYFSERPVSGIPWYDGLQSNQEAWEYIWLIEENL; from the coding sequence ATGAACTTTAAACAATTTATCTTAAGTCTGATTGTGATTGTCTTGTTAATTACAGGCTGCAAAATCATCTGGAATAGACATTTAATAACAGTAAACGCTGCTGCAGTGTCCCCAGTTTCCGATTGGGAATATGAGGCCGTAATGAAAAGGGATATTCTATGTCTGATGCTGGCCTATCCCGAAACCATTACCGGTGTGGATAAAGCATCCGAAAATGAGGTCTATGTCCTTTTAAAATCCAGGAAGAAAATCTTATATGATGACAAAAAAGAAAAAAACTCCTGGCAGAAATCGGGGAATCCCGACCTCCAGGATATGATGGATCAGCTCTACCCATTATCCAAGATTACGGAGATTTTACCTAATTACTACAACCCTGGCTGTGCAAGAGTTTATCCGCTTCTGAAAGAAGTATACGGAACGAGCAAGAAAGCAATCCTGTCCAATCTGACCAAAGTCAGCATTGGCTACAAGTATGTAGAGTTTAACGGTAACAATAAAGCTGCAGAATCTTTAAAAGCGGTCATGAAAGAATTGCTTCCGTTGTCCCGCCAAAGCCATAAGGTGTACGCTGCTTCTTTTCCGAGCAGCGGGGCTTTCAATTACCGGCTGATCGGCGGTACAAACAGGCTGAGTTCCCATGCCTACGGTATCGCAATCGATCTTAACAGTAATAAATACGATTATTGGCGCTGGTCCACCCGTGAAGAAGGTCAGAAAAGGCTTAATGCCTACCCCCAGGAGGTCTCTGCTATCTTTGAAAAATATGGTTTTATCTGGGGCGGCAAATGGGGAAATTTCGATATTATGCATTACGAATACCGTCCGGAAATCATTCTGAAAGCGCGTTATTTTTCCGAAAGACCCGTCTCGGGGATTCCATGGTATGACGGTTTGCAAAGCAACCAGGAAGCCTGGGAATATATCTGGCTAATTGAAGAAAACCTGTAG
- a CDS encoding YraN family protein, translating to MNKRQLGQRGEDMALEHIKEAGLNIIQRNYRCPKGEIDIIARDGKTIVFIEVRLRSSNSRGSAEESIGLWKIQRLKSIASYYLLEQHYRQWPQIRFDVFAINMAEGVPEFNWIQGAL from the coding sequence TTGAATAAAAGACAGTTGGGGCAGCGGGGCGAAGATATGGCTTTGGAACATATTAAGGAAGCCGGCTTGAACATTATCCAGCGCAATTATCGCTGTCCCAAGGGAGAAATCGACATTATCGCCAGGGATGGGAAAACAATTGTATTTATCGAAGTCAGACTGAGGAGTTCCAATAGCCGGGGATCCGCAGAAGAAAGCATCGGCCTCTGGAAAATCCAAAGGCTTAAAAGTATTGCCTCGTATTATCTTCTGGAACAACACTATCGTCAATGGCCGCAAATCAGGTTTGATGTTTTCGCCATTAACATGGCTGAAGGCGTCCCCGAATTCAATTGGATTCAAGGGGCACTATAG
- a CDS encoding hydrogenase small subunit codes for MVNEDVPAKPLIIWLGTNTCAGDMLSLLNAKDPGYQELISSIAELRFDYLLGASEGSDAINVLDDLQKNHKAAYILVVEGSIPTRSNGLYSVIGYRNGKAWTALQAVRELGAEARYVVAAGTCAAFGGIYAAAPNPSKCVSLQAVLDRKVINVPGCPINPEWMMGTLNHLIQYGEPALDDYSRPKLFYGETIHNLCQRRDYFDNSIFAAKPGEPWCMYKIGCKGPVTYADCPVRQWNGEHLSWPVKANTPCIGCASPEFPDGDVPFFEHLPDIKLPGIKVTANRVGLLTGVVTALGIGAHLMGSILTGRLAETLKKDLPGGSKLKIRPRLKKGHK; via the coding sequence ATGGTGAATGAAGATGTTCCAGCAAAACCTCTCATTATCTGGCTCGGGACGAATACCTGTGCCGGCGACATGCTTTCCCTTCTTAATGCCAAGGATCCGGGCTACCAGGAGTTGATCAGCAGCATTGCAGAGCTTCGTTTTGATTATCTTTTGGGCGCGTCCGAAGGCAGTGATGCCATCAATGTTCTTGATGATCTACAGAAAAATCATAAAGCAGCCTATATCCTGGTAGTTGAAGGGAGCATCCCGACGAGGTCCAATGGTCTGTATTCTGTGATCGGTTATCGGAACGGCAAGGCTTGGACGGCTTTGCAGGCAGTGCGGGAACTGGGTGCTGAAGCTCGTTACGTGGTTGCTGCCGGTACCTGCGCAGCGTTCGGAGGGATCTATGCTGCGGCTCCGAACCCTTCTAAATGTGTATCGTTACAGGCTGTTCTGGACAGAAAAGTTATCAATGTGCCTGGATGCCCAATTAACCCCGAATGGATGATGGGCACTTTAAACCATTTAATTCAGTACGGTGAGCCAGCACTTGATGATTATAGCCGGCCCAAACTTTTCTATGGCGAAACAATCCATAACCTTTGCCAGCGGCGGGATTATTTCGACAACAGCATCTTTGCCGCTAAGCCGGGAGAACCCTGGTGCATGTATAAGATCGGCTGTAAAGGGCCGGTCACCTATGCAGATTGTCCTGTCCGCCAGTGGAACGGGGAGCATCTAAGCTGGCCGGTAAAAGCCAATACCCCTTGCATCGGCTGTGCCAGCCCGGAGTTTCCTGATGGAGACGTTCCATTCTTTGAACATTTACCGGATATAAAGCTTCCTGGGATCAAAGTAACGGCAAATAGGGTGGGCCTATTGACAGGGGTTGTGACCGCGCTTGGTATTGGCGCTCATCTGATGGGAAGTATCCTGACCGGCAGACTTGCGGAAACACTGAAAAAGGATCTTCCAGGCGGAAGTAAGCTAAAAATCAGGCCTCGACTTAAAAAGGGTCATAAGTAA
- a CDS encoding cytochrome b/b6 domain-containing protein: protein MNWKKQRHSGTARLLHWVYAPAVLALILSGLYIHSPSRAFGFKRMDSARKTHAVAQFLLLNSYVARICYGMKDKNYKEIIPNRKTLKAMPKFLKYEFFLSEKKKEYPKYNPGQKILITSLAGLIPVQIITGMALYFKPLQRAVKTAGGLNPVRWLHYLAALMMVSSVSVHLYFTLTNSLKKLKSIFTGYA from the coding sequence ATGAACTGGAAAAAGCAACGTCATTCAGGAACAGCCAGATTGCTTCACTGGGTTTATGCGCCGGCCGTATTAGCTTTAATTCTCAGCGGGCTTTACATTCACAGCCCATCGCGCGCTTTTGGTTTCAAACGAATGGATTCAGCCCGGAAAACACATGCCGTCGCCCAGTTTTTACTGTTAAATTCGTACGTGGCACGAATTTGCTACGGGATGAAAGACAAAAACTATAAAGAGATCATTCCAAACCGCAAGACCTTAAAGGCAATGCCCAAATTCTTAAAATACGAGTTTTTTCTATCCGAAAAAAAGAAGGAGTATCCCAAATACAATCCAGGTCAGAAAATATTGATTACCTCACTGGCAGGATTGATCCCGGTCCAAATTATTACCGGGATGGCCCTCTACTTCAAGCCCCTGCAGAGAGCGGTTAAAACAGCAGGAGGATTAAACCCTGTACGCTGGCTGCATTATCTGGCGGCATTAATGATGGTCTCATCCGTATCCGTCCATCTTTATTTTACTCTGACGAATAGCCTTAAAAAACTTAAATCGATATTTACAGGCTATGCGTAG
- a CDS encoding LysM peptidoglycan-binding domain-containing protein, which produces MIRLHHQVHKGDNLSKIARQHGVTVIILLNLNPHLRKRRHRIYVGERIRVK; this is translated from the coding sequence GTGATCCGTTTGCATCATCAGGTTCACAAGGGAGACAATTTATCGAAGATTGCACGCCAGCACGGCGTGACTGTCATCATCTTATTAAATTTGAACCCCCATTTAAGAAAGCGCAGACATCGTATTTATGTTGGTGAAAGAATCAGAGTAAAATAG
- a CDS encoding ribonuclease HII translates to MNEIERIEKLLEIEKGLFAEGYSRIAGVDEAGRGPLAGPVIAAACILPRGFDLPGLNDSKKCSEKKRRELAGKIKRQAVAFALGSATSEEIDLLNILRATKLAMTRALENLKPNPDYIIIDGRDMLNMDTAQKAIIGGDGLSASIAAASILAKVTRDELMDEMHRIYPEYHFDQHKGYGTKLHMEVINHFGPCPIHRQSFSPIKEMIAGTQYKLG, encoded by the coding sequence ATGAATGAAATCGAAAGAATAGAGAAACTCCTGGAGATAGAAAAAGGTTTGTTCGCTGAAGGATATTCACGGATTGCCGGTGTAGATGAAGCAGGGAGAGGCCCGCTTGCCGGGCCTGTTATTGCCGCTGCCTGCATCCTCCCAAGGGGGTTTGACCTGCCTGGTCTGAATGACTCTAAAAAATGTTCGGAAAAGAAAAGAAGAGAATTAGCGGGAAAAATTAAAAGGCAGGCTGTAGCTTTTGCGCTGGGAAGTGCGACATCCGAGGAAATTGACCTGCTGAACATATTAAGAGCCACAAAGCTGGCGATGACAAGAGCCCTGGAAAACCTGAAACCCAACCCTGACTACATCATTATCGACGGCAGGGACATGCTGAATATGGATACGGCTCAGAAAGCCATTATTGGTGGAGACGGTCTTAGTGCGAGTATTGCCGCAGCTTCAATCCTGGCCAAGGTTACCAGGGATGAGCTGATGGATGAGATGCATCGGATTTATCCGGAATATCATTTTGATCAACACAAGGGTTATGGAACCAAGCTGCACATGGAGGTAATAAATCACTTTGGTCCTTGCCCAATCCACCGGCAGAGCTTCTCACCGATCAAAGAAATGATCGCCGGGACGCAGTATAAACTCGGGTAA
- a CDS encoding YifB family Mg chelatase-like AAA ATPase, with product MFASVSGMSIDSLSAQPVSVEVDIANGLPCLEIVGLAATAVKEARDRVRSALKNSGFDFPLKRITVNLAPADLRKEGSGLDLPIALGILAAMEELNNSVLNRYVFAGELSLEGLLRPIPGVLTMALALKSEPEKQALIIPPANLAEARLVTEIKSASVISLAELVGILNGEDNFSVIPFPPSAEILEKVSVDWSDIHGQMQVKRGLEIAACGGHNLFMIGPPGSGKTLLARAFAGILPPLTVEESLDVTQLHSLTGIIRGNGQLITQRPFRSPHHTATVAGIIGGGQKIKPGELALANHGVLFLDELPEFSREVLEALRQPLEDRKLTLIRLRGRIEFPTRICVIASMNPCPCGYFGENGRECSCTPLQVSHYRGRVSGPLLDRFDLQLEVPRLSYGELKHGDNRETSEIVRNRVIRTREIQYKRLNESRTNSEMTGRETKVLCQLDSAGESLLQKVFDKNLFSARAHDRILRVARTIADMAGSDNIQAQHLAESLQYRVLDRTKTN from the coding sequence ATGTTTGCTTCTGTCAGTGGAATGTCTATCGACAGTCTCTCAGCCCAGCCGGTCAGCGTCGAAGTGGATATTGCCAATGGTCTTCCCTGTCTGGAAATTGTAGGTCTTGCGGCCACTGCTGTGAAAGAGGCCAGGGACAGAGTCCGATCAGCGTTGAAAAACTCAGGCTTTGATTTCCCTTTGAAAAGAATTACAGTGAATCTTGCTCCTGCAGACCTGCGCAAAGAAGGCTCCGGTCTGGATTTACCGATCGCTTTGGGTATATTGGCTGCCATGGAAGAACTGAATAACTCCGTACTGAACCGCTATGTTTTTGCCGGCGAGCTTTCCCTGGAAGGTCTTTTACGTCCGATACCGGGTGTTCTGACCATGGCGCTGGCTTTAAAAAGCGAGCCAGAAAAACAAGCTCTGATTATACCGCCTGCGAATCTAGCCGAAGCGAGGCTTGTAACCGAAATAAAAAGTGCAAGCGTGATCAGTCTTGCTGAGTTAGTGGGAATTTTGAACGGAGAAGATAATTTTTCCGTTATTCCTTTCCCGCCCTCTGCTGAAATCCTTGAAAAGGTATCTGTGGACTGGTCGGATATTCACGGGCAGATGCAGGTCAAACGCGGACTGGAAATTGCCGCCTGTGGCGGGCACAACCTGTTTATGATTGGTCCGCCTGGCTCTGGGAAAACGCTGCTGGCCAGAGCATTTGCCGGGATCCTGCCTCCGCTCACGGTTGAGGAGAGTCTTGATGTGACTCAGCTTCACAGCCTGACTGGTATTATCCGGGGAAATGGACAGCTGATTACGCAAAGGCCTTTCCGCAGCCCTCACCATACGGCTACAGTTGCCGGAATCATCGGCGGGGGACAGAAAATTAAGCCCGGGGAACTCGCCTTGGCCAATCATGGTGTTCTCTTTCTAGATGAACTGCCTGAGTTTTCCCGGGAAGTCCTCGAAGCACTCCGTCAGCCGCTCGAGGACCGGAAACTGACGTTAATCCGTCTGAGAGGCAGAATCGAGTTTCCGACACGCATTTGTGTCATCGCTTCGATGAATCCGTGTCCGTGCGGCTATTTTGGGGAGAATGGCCGGGAATGTTCCTGCACGCCCCTGCAGGTTAGCCACTACCGTGGGAGGGTTTCCGGACCCTTGCTGGACCGCTTTGATCTTCAGCTTGAAGTGCCCCGTTTGAGCTATGGGGAGTTAAAGCATGGGGACAACCGGGAAACCTCTGAGATTGTCCGTAACCGGGTGATCAGAACCAGAGAAATTCAGTACAAAAGATTGAATGAGAGCAGGACAAACTCAGAAATGACCGGACGCGAAACAAAAGTGCTGTGCCAATTGGACAGCGCCGGTGAATCCCTCCTGCAAAAAGTTTTTGATAAAAACCTCTTCAGTGCCCGGGCCCACGACCGTATCCTGCGGGTAGCCAGAACGATCGCCGATATGGCCGGATCTGATAATATACAGGCACAACATCTGGCCGAATCATTGCAGTACAGGGTATTGGACAGGACGAAGACGAATTAA
- the rplS gene encoding 50S ribosomal protein L19 yields the protein MDYIRMIEEQQLKDNIPSFRPGDTVKVHVRIIEGTRERIQVFEGLVIKRKGDGLRETFTVRRVSNGVGVERTFPLHSPRIDKIEVVRKGIVRRAKLYYLRDRYGKSARIRERR from the coding sequence ATGGATTATATTCGTATGATTGAAGAGCAGCAGCTTAAAGATAATATTCCTTCATTCCGTCCTGGAGATACAGTCAAAGTACATGTACGTATTATCGAGGGTACTCGTGAGCGTATTCAGGTCTTTGAAGGGCTTGTGATTAAAAGGAAGGGCGATGGCTTAAGGGAGACTTTCACCGTGCGCCGAGTTTCCAACGGAGTAGGTGTAGAAAGAACATTCCCCCTTCATTCTCCACGTATTGACAAGATTGAAGTTGTACGTAAAGGTATTGTCCGCAGAGCGAAACTTTACTATCTGCGTGACCGTTACGGCAAATCGGCCAGAATCAGAGAACGCCGCTAA